A genomic window from Planktothrix tepida PCC 9214 includes:
- a CDS encoding NAD(P)H dehydrogenase subunit NdhS gives MILPGSAVRVTNPVDIYYGFQGLVQRVSDGKVAVLFEGGNWDKLVTFKLSELEAIDTTAGRKGKK, from the coding sequence ATGATTTTGCCAGGTTCCGCCGTGCGAGTCACAAACCCCGTCGATATTTACTATGGTTTCCAAGGTCTCGTTCAACGAGTCAGCGACGGTAAAGTCGCCGTTCTCTTTGAGGGAGGAAACTGGGATAAACTCGTCACTTTTAAACTCTCTGAACTAGAAGCAATTGATACCACTGCTGGACGCAAAGGCAAAAAATAA